Proteins encoded by one window of Engraulis encrasicolus isolate BLACKSEA-1 chromosome 21, IST_EnEncr_1.0, whole genome shotgun sequence:
- the LOC134437453 gene encoding uncharacterized protein LOC134437453 has product MAENNLLISASILFTGASHTTLLDWANLLHTPIPKNTQFYKMQEVYLIPAVQQAYRDQHEEIIKRLLEHCASGHTIDLSGDARCDSPSFSSKYCTYSFLDDATKEIVHFELVQVTEASSSVAMELTGFQRGLDYLLERGLKVGVVTTDRSPSVRKFMRENYSSIQHEFDIWHVAKGVKKKLMAISSKKDTKPLEEWIKSITNHLYYSCGSSKGDKEVMMNYNVIKLVDLGHGDDTCGRGVSSTTGFEIAVVLVDTVSHGSFAWLPQSVCVGHWTSLLNHISGIHRWEDGDSEYACQHPPLTEDQQRRKKWLDKNSPAFLGLQTVVMDKNLQRDLNQMALCKLTGSLEVYHSSMLKYAQKRVHYGYDGMRARTQLAILDHNANVERPQATTKKGELRHRFVYPKQSDHWVAKPIYRKTQQAFRDDLMQRVLDRRHNRHILRTSSSSTASEVAPQHRPSAKT; this is encoded by the exons ATGGCTGAAAATAACCTCCTCATCAGCGCATCCATACTTTTCACTGGGGCTTCGCACACAACCCTACTGGACTGGGCTAATCTTCTACACACACCAATCCCCAAGAATACACAGTTCTACAAGATGCAAGAGGTCTACCTCATACCGGCTGTACAACAGGCCTACAGAGACCAGCACGAGGAAATCATCAAACGTCTCCTGGAACATTGTGCATCGGGCCATACAATTGACCTCAGTGGTGATGCAAGATGTGACAGCCCCA GTTTCAGTAGCAAGTATTGCACTTACAGCTTTCTTGATGACGCCACAAAAGAAATTGTGCACTTTGAGTTGGTCCAG GTCACCGAGGCATCCAGTTCTGTTGCAATGGAGCTGACAGGGTTCCAGAGGGGACTTGATTATTTACTGGAGAGGGGACTGAAAGTTGGTGTTGTGACAACTGACAGATCGCCGTCAGTTCGCAAATTCATGAGGGAGAACTACAGCAGCATTCAACACGAATTTGACATTTGGCACGTCGCGAAAG gtGTGAAGAAAAAGCTGATGGCCATTTCAAGCAAGAAGGACACCAAACCCCTTGAGGAATGGATAAAATCCATTACAAATCATTTGTACTATTCATGTGGCTCATCCAAGGGAGATAAAGAGGTAATGATGAACTATAATGTAATCAAATTAGTAGATCTTGGGCATGGTGATGATACATGTGGTAGAGGTGTGTCATCAACCACAGGGTTTGAAATTGCAGTTGTGCTAGTAGATACAGTCTCCCATGGCAGCTTTGCATGGTTgcctcagtca GTCTGCGTTGGTCATTGGACGTCTCTCCTCAACCACATCAGCGGAATTCACAGATGGGAAGATGGTGATTCCGAATACGCTTGCCAACATCCACCACTAACTGAGGACCAGCAGAGGCGCAAGAAGTGGCTGGACAAAAACTCGCCTGCTTTTCTTGGACTGCAGACAGTAGTCATGGATAAAAACCTCCAAAGAGACCTGAATCAAATGGCGCTCTGCAAGCTCACAG GATCTCTGGAGGTGTACCATTCCTCGATGCTAAAATATGCGCAGAAACGGGTGCATTACGGCTACGACGGCATGAGGGCCCGCACCCAACTTGCTATCCTGGACCATAACGCCAATGTTGAGCGACCacaggcaacaacaaaaaagg gGGAACTTAGGCACAGATTTGTCTATCCAAAGCAGAGCGACCATTGGGTTGCCAAGCCCATCTACAGAAAGACGCAACAGGCATTCCGTGACGACCTCATGCAGCGTGTCTTGGACAGGAGACACAACCGTCATATTCTCAGAACCTCCTCGTCCAGCACGGCCTCGGAGGTTGCTCCACAACATCGCCCCAGTGCCAAGACCTGA